One genomic segment of Hordeum vulgare subsp. vulgare chromosome 2H, MorexV3_pseudomolecules_assembly, whole genome shotgun sequence includes these proteins:
- the LOC123429717 gene encoding fasciclin-like arabinogalactan protein 2 produces the protein MVPLAGAACSILFVLIIPWAQSQGQPPEASEEAWAKGQPPEASEEALAMLLSEGGCGAFASLVATKAGVGEAFRKQIGSDMGLTIFCPDDQAVGRFIPNFNSLSADWQVAVLLYHGLTMAYSEELLSLVEREELTLDRQQMLTIRHHRSRVIVSSSPPSSRNEARVTKTVVDDDHLAVYLINAVLIPTEPKPGFSFWVIFGIVVLLLVVGVIGLAALVFLCCAFVYLCFLVCRLTRWCKGSAAAYATAARVSPQGQGQQEH, from the exons ATGGTGCCGCTCGCCGGAGCCGCCTGCAGCATCCTGTTCGTCCTGATCATCCCGTGGGCCCAGAGCCAGGGGCAACCACCCGAGGCGTCGGAGGAGGCTtgggctaaggggcaaccacccgAGGCGTCCGAGGAGGCTCTTGCGATGCTCTTGTCCGAGGGCGGGTGCGGCGCCTTCGCCAGCCTCGTCGCCACGAAAGCCGGCGTGGGCGAGGCGTTCCGCAAGCAGATCGGCAGCGACATGGGGCTGACGATCTTCTGCCCGGACGACCAGGCGGTGGGGAGGTTCATTCCCAATTTCAACAGTCTCAGCGCTGACTGGCAGGTCGCGGTTCTTCTGTACCATGGGCTGACGATGGCTTACTCCGAGGAGCTGCTCAGCTTGGTCGAGAGGGAGGAGTTGACGCTTGACAGGCAGCAGATGCTCACCATTCGTCACCACAGGAGCAGGGTGATAGTTTCTTCGTCACCGCCGTCGTCACGGAACGAGGCCAGGGTCACCAAGACGGTCGTCGACGACGACCATCTCGCCGTCTACCTCATCAACGCCGTGCTGATTCCGACCGAGCCGAAGCCTGGCTTCTCGTTCTGGGTCATTTTCGGAATTGTCGTCCTCCTTCTGGTGGTTGGTGTCATCGGGCTCGCGGCGTT AGTCTTTCTGTGCTGTGCATTTGtatatctttgttttcttgtgtgccgGCTGACAAGATGGTGTAAGGGCAGCGCTGCTGCCTATGCTACAGCCGCCCGTGTCAGTCCACAAGGCCAAGGGCAACAAGAACATTAG